A window of Salmo trutta chromosome 31, fSalTru1.1, whole genome shotgun sequence contains these coding sequences:
- the LOC115169266 gene encoding F-box only protein 36-like isoform X1 — protein MSSLLGKSLFEVSGQGPPPNKDFFQFSVTKTEVIWRWWKISLRSDGRNTKPGELRESHNDYLDDSRIQTIIMSGPPLSSLHWCDDFLGQVNVVFGPRILQYSQALCQGHYDYLERLPDPLLLHILTHLELEDVARLGHTSHRFRKLCRSEEFWEQAVRGHCGSVSAEVEALALELGWKSVFFTSKLQLQKQISRRRKRSQKLLCTDLERYDVDTMVERSEDPESHAADIEPGSESDPGPEQLCTDMQRCGVIAGQGRGVAQGDWSADSGSSLK, from the exons ATGTCGAGTTTGTTGGGGAAAAGTTTATTTGAAGTCAGTGGTCAAGGTCCTCCACCCAATAAAGACTTCTTCCAATTTTCTGTTACCAAGACAGAG GTAATTTGGAGATGGTGGAAGATTTCTTTGAGAAGTGATGGTAGGAACACTAAGCCAGGAGAACTGAGGGAGTCTCACAATGACTACTTGGATGACAGCCGGATTCAGA ccatcatTATGAGcggtcctcccctcagcagcctccactggtgtgatGATTTCCTAGGTCAGGTGAATGTGGTGTTTGGCCCACGGATCCTTCAGTACAGCCAGGCACTATGTCAGGGCCACTATGACTACCTGGAGCGTCTGCCCGACCCCCTGCTTCTCCACATTCTGACTCATCTGGAACTGGAGGACGTGGCACGGCTTGGACACACCTCACACAGGTTCAGGAAG cTGTGTCGTTCGGAGGAGTTCTGGGAGCAAGCGGTGCGCGGCCACTGCGGCTCCGTGTCGGCTGAGGTGGAGGCCCTGGCCCTGGAGTTGGGCTGGAAGAGCGTCTTCTTCACCAGCAAGCTGCAGCTGCAGAAACAGATCAGccgcaggaggaagaggagccagAAGCTACTCTGTACAGACCTGGAGCGCTATGATGTAGACACAATGGTGGAGCGCAGTGAGGACCCAGAGAGCCACGCTGCAGATATAGAGCCAGGTTCTGAGTCGGACCCTGGGCCGGAGCAGCTCTGTACAGACATGCAGCGCTGTGGGGTGATTGCGGGCCAGGGTCGTGGTGTGGCACAGGGGGACTGGAGCGCTGATTCAGGGAGCTCACTGAAATGA
- the LOC115169266 gene encoding F-box only protein 36-like isoform X2 yields MSSLLGKSLFEVSGQGPPPNKDFFQFSVTKTEVIWRWWKISLRSDGRNTKPGELRESHNDYLDDSRIQSQVNVVFGPRILQYSQALCQGHYDYLERLPDPLLLHILTHLELEDVARLGHTSHRFRKLCRSEEFWEQAVRGHCGSVSAEVEALALELGWKSVFFTSKLQLQKQISRRRKRSQKLLCTDLERYDVDTMVERSEDPESHAADIEPGSESDPGPEQLCTDMQRCGVIAGQGRGVAQGDWSADSGSSLK; encoded by the exons ATGTCGAGTTTGTTGGGGAAAAGTTTATTTGAAGTCAGTGGTCAAGGTCCTCCACCCAATAAAGACTTCTTCCAATTTTCTGTTACCAAGACAGAG GTAATTTGGAGATGGTGGAAGATTTCTTTGAGAAGTGATGGTAGGAACACTAAGCCAGGAGAACTGAGGGAGTCTCACAATGACTACTTGGATGACAGCCGGATTCAGA GTCAGGTGAATGTGGTGTTTGGCCCACGGATCCTTCAGTACAGCCAGGCACTATGTCAGGGCCACTATGACTACCTGGAGCGTCTGCCCGACCCCCTGCTTCTCCACATTCTGACTCATCTGGAACTGGAGGACGTGGCACGGCTTGGACACACCTCACACAGGTTCAGGAAG cTGTGTCGTTCGGAGGAGTTCTGGGAGCAAGCGGTGCGCGGCCACTGCGGCTCCGTGTCGGCTGAGGTGGAGGCCCTGGCCCTGGAGTTGGGCTGGAAGAGCGTCTTCTTCACCAGCAAGCTGCAGCTGCAGAAACAGATCAGccgcaggaggaagaggagccagAAGCTACTCTGTACAGACCTGGAGCGCTATGATGTAGACACAATGGTGGAGCGCAGTGAGGACCCAGAGAGCCACGCTGCAGATATAGAGCCAGGTTCTGAGTCGGACCCTGGGCCGGAGCAGCTCTGTACAGACATGCAGCGCTGTGGGGTGATTGCGGGCCAGGGTCGTGGTGTGGCACAGGGGGACTGGAGCGCTGATTCAGGGAGCTCACTGAAATGA
- the LOC115169214 gene encoding olfactory receptor 1A1 — translation MSNNSNYDLTVEQNTGLLNATISGDDIGLLDTVKVCVHGGIFLTTFFLTYLIVVTVFHTAELLHNVRFVMLCQHCACVTSFNALGTVLHGLRTLRLPINRLTCWVLFDFQVALGRGMGITLTLTALNTCLSILRPLHYPTLVRRIRSSVMALAWFVALFNPVLFTVLACAQSSWAYMVELDLVCSTTLESPASRFSSLALVVFLVLLIMTSYVLIYMEGYRAGHFSRANSSGRHTTLIHMLQMILYLLPLVPIITRWKHNMAATVTNFVVFLVGQALSPVVYGLRCRELREQLPRFLPRWTKFQTYSSTTDCSSTETPTQHWNCNDLQNRD, via the exons ATGTCCAATAACTCCAACTATGATTTGACAGTGGAACAGAATACAG GCCTTTTAAATGCTACAATATCTGGGGATGACATAGGGCTGCTGGACACAGTGAAAGTGTGTGTCCACGGGGGCATTTTCCTGACCACCTTCTTCTTGACCTACCTCATTGTGGTGACAGTGTTCCACACAGCCGAGCTGCTCCACAACGTCCGCTTCGTTATGCTGTGCCAGCACTGTGCCTGTGTGACCAGCTTCAATGCCTTGGGCACTGTCCTGCACGGCCTCCGCACCCTCCGCTTGCCCATCAACCGCCTGACCTGCTGGGTCCTTTTTGACTTCCAGGTGGCTCTAGGCCGTGGCATGGGCATCACCCTCACCCTCACGGCCCTCAACACCTGTCTGTCCATCCTGCGGCCGCTCCACTACCCAACGCTGGTGCGTCGCATTCGGTCTTCTGTCATGGCGCTGGCTTGGTTCGTGGCCCTGTTCAACCCGGTTCTGTTCACTGTCCTGGCCTGCGCCCAGTCCTCTTGGGCCTATATGGTGGAGCTGGACCTCGTATGCTCCACCACGCTGGAGAGTCCCGCGTCTCGGTTCAGCAGCCTGGCGCTGGTGGTGTTCTTGGTACTGCTCATCATGACCAGCTACGTGCTCATCTACATGGAGGGCTACCGGGCGGGGCATTTCTCACGCGCCAACAGCAGCGGGCGCCACACCACCCTGATCCACATGCTACAGATGATCCTGTACCTGCTCCCTCTGGTGCCCATCATCACCAGGTGGAAGCACAATATGGCCGCCACAGTGACCAACTTCGTGGTGTTCCTAGTGGGGCAGGCACTCAGCCCCGTGGTGTACGGCCTGCGTTGCCGGGAACTCCGGGAGCAGCTTCCCCGCTTCCTCCCCCGCTGGACAAAATTCCAGACCTACAGCAGCACCACAGACTGCTCTAGTACAGAGACCCCCACTCAGCACTGGAACTGCAATGATCTCCAGAACCGCGACTAG